In one Fodinicola acaciae genomic region, the following are encoded:
- a CDS encoding acVLRF1 family peptidyl-tRNA hydrolase encodes MAQRQAAGGGRWVTVPPERLRGWLDRFADRHGVLESTLADDVVHVRADDGSTADIRVPFPPLAVSGGLLTSLSAHAAVDRTVGVLLVRLGGFAAGVFRGSKLLVSKVDSRLVHGRSAAGGWSQHRFARRREGQARAALQAAADVGARILLPHLEEMDAFFVGGDRSAIEAVLEDTRLSALRPSDRFLTVPDPKKVVLEQAPEQFRAVEIRVVDVTRD; translated from the coding sequence ATGGCGCAGCGACAGGCGGCTGGTGGCGGACGGTGGGTGACCGTGCCGCCGGAGCGGCTGCGCGGCTGGCTGGACCGCTTCGCCGACCGGCACGGGGTGTTGGAGTCGACGTTGGCCGACGACGTCGTGCACGTACGCGCCGACGACGGCTCGACCGCCGACATTCGGGTGCCGTTTCCACCGCTCGCGGTTTCCGGCGGACTGTTGACATCCCTGTCCGCGCACGCGGCCGTCGATCGTACGGTGGGAGTGTTGCTGGTGCGGCTCGGCGGCTTCGCGGCCGGCGTGTTCCGCGGCTCGAAGCTGCTGGTGTCCAAAGTGGACAGCCGGTTGGTGCACGGCCGGTCGGCGGCCGGCGGTTGGTCGCAGCACCGGTTCGCGCGGCGGCGCGAAGGCCAGGCGAGGGCGGCGTTGCAGGCGGCCGCCGATGTCGGGGCGCGGATTTTGTTGCCGCACCTGGAAGAAATGGACGCGTTCTTCGTCGGCGGCGACCGGAGCGCGATCGAGGCCGTGCTCGAAGACACACGGCTGAGCGCGCTGCGGCCAAGCGACCGGTTTTTGACCGTACCCGACCCGAAAAAGGTCGTGCTGGAGCAGGCGCCGGAACAGTTTCGCGCGGTGGAGATCCGCGTCGTGGACGTCACACGCGACTGA
- a CDS encoding GNAT family N-acetyltransferase, with amino-acid sequence MTAPIISVTDTVDERTAEVVTTGLDEFNKAAAGYNDRQPLCVTVTDAASGEVVGGAIGRSSLGLLFLDYIYLPARLRGGGLGSRLLAAFEAEGRRRGCRAAVLYTISFQAPGFYQKRGWTVFGEVPSDPPGTSRIFLRKLL; translated from the coding sequence ATGACAGCACCGATCATCAGCGTCACCGACACGGTCGATGAGCGTACGGCCGAGGTCGTCACCACCGGTCTCGACGAGTTCAACAAGGCCGCGGCCGGCTACAACGACCGCCAGCCGCTGTGCGTCACGGTCACCGACGCGGCCAGCGGCGAGGTGGTCGGCGGCGCCATCGGCCGGAGCTCGCTCGGCCTGCTGTTCCTCGACTACATCTACCTGCCGGCGCGGCTGCGCGGCGGCGGCCTCGGCAGCCGGCTGCTGGCTGCGTTCGAGGCGGAGGGACGGCGGCGTGGTTGCCGCGCCGCCGTTCTCTACACCATCAGTTTCCAGGCTCCCGGCTTCTACCAGAAGCGCGGCTGGACCGTTTTCGGTGAGGTGCCAAGCGATCCTCCTGGCACCAGCCGGATTTTCCTGCGCAAGCTCCTCTAG
- a CDS encoding S8 family peptidase translates to MVGTRLLPNKTLRRVFAGVSAGVLVAALAVTLPGSSAVAAEGTTGTYIVQMADLPATAYAGTVPGYKATKPADGGKFDAKSADVGKYRAYLRSQHDSLIRQTGGISKIYDYSASFNGFSARMTSAKALQLTKTAGVLSVSKNELRYADTVSTPSFLGIDKPGGLWSKLGGPANAGGGDNLVIGDLDSGIWPENASFKPLPNAKKPHGFHGACVAGEQWTAQTCNSKIVGARYYNAGIGGNDAIHKAPYVDEVASARDINGHGSHTASTAAGNYNTDMVVNGNSLGKGSGMAPAARIAVYKVLWHTGSSASGSTADIAQGIEDAISDGVDVINFSISGSTASSVDPVEIAFLYAADAGIFVSASAGNNGPDASTVAHNSPWLTTVAAGTHDRQFEAKVTLGNGAGYTGAGIGAAVASSPLILASGAARAGADPNGVRLCFSKTWDPAHPDGFLDPAKVAGKIVVCDRGVSDRVDKSKAVQEAGGVGVVLANTSPNSLNADLHTLPTVHLSDTDGAAVKAYANGNANATASLSAGTKVVGAAAPQVAAFSSRGPALSGEGDLLKPDIMAPGVDVLAAVSPVSHHRDYDFESGTSMAAPHITGLATLIRQLHPKWSPMMVKSALMTTASTVDNKGNPIPDAGPFDYGSGEVTPNSAADPGLVYDSKLRDWVRYLCGVRQLDAKSMTCRVFGSIDPSDLNQPNIAIGDLPGIQTVTRTVTNVGTTTTRYFASVSAPAGVTVTVSPTTLRLRPGQSASYKVTFTRTTAAYGTYANGSLTWSDGTHNVRSVLAVRPVGVRSPSTINGTGTSGSAKVSPVPAYDGKLVTSVTGLVAGDERPATLKEPSGAAFPSGAPVAGPHTAKFTVTVPAGTKLARFATFDADVAAGTDLDMFVYKAGTADLVGTSSSATAQEQVDLVDPAAGSYDVYLDLFALGSGKTEQPIKEFDWSLGSTAAGNLTATPASQAARFGKAATVTAAWSGLSAGKRYLGQMSFGDGTSTLGASLVRINA, encoded by the coding sequence GTGGTCGGTACGCGCCTTCTTCCGAACAAGACGTTGCGACGAGTGTTCGCGGGGGTCAGCGCCGGTGTGCTGGTCGCCGCGCTCGCCGTGACGCTTCCCGGCTCGTCGGCGGTCGCCGCGGAAGGCACCACCGGCACGTACATCGTGCAGATGGCCGACCTGCCGGCGACCGCGTACGCCGGCACCGTGCCTGGCTACAAGGCGACCAAGCCGGCTGACGGCGGCAAGTTCGACGCGAAGAGCGCCGATGTCGGCAAATACCGCGCCTATCTGCGTAGCCAGCACGACTCGCTGATCCGGCAGACGGGCGGCATCAGCAAGATCTACGACTACTCCGCGAGCTTCAACGGCTTCTCCGCCCGGATGACCTCGGCGAAGGCACTGCAGCTGACCAAGACCGCGGGCGTACTCAGCGTCAGCAAAAACGAGCTGCGCTATGCCGACACGGTCAGCACGCCCAGCTTCCTCGGCATCGACAAGCCGGGCGGCCTGTGGAGCAAGCTCGGCGGTCCGGCCAACGCCGGCGGCGGCGACAACCTGGTGATCGGCGACCTGGACAGCGGCATCTGGCCGGAAAACGCCTCGTTCAAGCCGCTGCCAAACGCCAAGAAGCCGCACGGCTTCCACGGCGCGTGTGTCGCTGGCGAGCAGTGGACCGCGCAGACCTGCAACAGCAAGATCGTCGGCGCGCGTTACTACAACGCCGGCATCGGCGGCAACGACGCCATCCACAAGGCGCCGTACGTCGACGAGGTCGCCTCCGCGCGCGACATCAACGGCCACGGCTCGCACACCGCGTCCACGGCGGCCGGCAACTACAACACCGACATGGTCGTCAACGGCAACTCGCTCGGCAAAGGCAGTGGCATGGCACCTGCCGCACGAATCGCGGTCTACAAGGTGCTCTGGCACACCGGCTCGTCCGCTTCCGGCAGTACGGCAGACATCGCGCAGGGCATCGAGGACGCGATCAGCGACGGCGTCGATGTCATCAACTTCTCCATCTCCGGCAGCACCGCGAGCTCGGTCGACCCGGTCGAGATCGCCTTCCTGTACGCCGCCGACGCCGGCATCTTCGTCTCCGCCTCGGCCGGCAACAACGGCCCGGACGCCAGCACGGTCGCGCACAACTCGCCGTGGCTGACCACCGTCGCCGCCGGCACGCACGACCGCCAGTTCGAGGCGAAGGTGACTCTCGGCAACGGCGCCGGTTACACCGGTGCCGGCATCGGCGCGGCCGTAGCGTCCAGCCCGCTCATCCTGGCCAGCGGTGCGGCACGCGCCGGCGCCGACCCGAACGGCGTACGGCTGTGCTTCTCCAAGACCTGGGACCCAGCGCATCCGGACGGCTTCCTCGATCCGGCCAAGGTCGCCGGCAAGATCGTCGTCTGCGACCGCGGCGTCAGCGACCGCGTCGACAAGAGCAAGGCCGTGCAGGAGGCCGGCGGCGTCGGCGTCGTACTGGCCAACACCAGCCCCAACTCGCTCAACGCCGACCTGCACACGCTGCCGACCGTGCACCTCAGCGACACCGACGGCGCGGCGGTGAAGGCGTACGCGAACGGCAACGCCAACGCCACCGCGTCTCTCAGCGCTGGCACGAAGGTCGTCGGCGCAGCGGCACCGCAGGTGGCCGCGTTCTCCTCGCGCGGTCCCGCGTTGTCCGGCGAAGGCGACCTGCTCAAGCCGGACATCATGGCCCCGGGCGTGGACGTGCTGGCCGCCGTGTCGCCGGTCTCGCACCACCGCGACTACGACTTCGAGTCGGGCACGTCGATGGCCGCGCCGCACATCACCGGCCTGGCCACGCTGATCCGCCAGCTGCACCCGAAGTGGTCGCCGATGATGGTCAAGTCGGCGCTGATGACGACCGCCTCGACCGTCGACAACAAGGGCAACCCGATCCCGGACGCCGGCCCGTTCGACTACGGCTCCGGCGAGGTCACGCCGAACTCGGCGGCCGATCCCGGCCTGGTCTACGACAGCAAGCTGCGCGACTGGGTCCGCTATCTGTGCGGCGTGCGGCAGCTGGACGCCAAGAGCATGACCTGCCGGGTCTTCGGCAGCATCGACCCGAGTGACCTCAACCAGCCGAACATCGCCATCGGTGACCTGCCCGGCATCCAGACCGTCACGCGTACGGTCACCAACGTCGGCACGACGACCACGCGCTATTTCGCCAGCGTGTCCGCGCCGGCCGGCGTCACGGTGACCGTGTCGCCGACCACGCTGCGGCTGCGTCCCGGCCAGTCGGCGTCCTACAAGGTGACCTTCACGCGTACGACCGCGGCCTATGGCACGTACGCGAACGGCTCGCTGACCTGGTCGGACGGCACGCACAACGTCCGCAGCGTGCTGGCCGTGCGGCCGGTCGGCGTACGCTCGCCATCCACGATCAACGGCACCGGCACGTCCGGCTCGGCGAAGGTGTCGCCGGTGCCGGCGTACGACGGCAAGCTGGTCACCTCGGTGACCGGCCTGGTCGCCGGCGACGAGCGGCCGGCCACGCTGAAGGAGCCGTCCGGCGCCGCGTTCCCCAGCGGCGCGCCGGTCGCGGGCCCGCACACGGCCAAGTTCACCGTGACGGTGCCGGCTGGCACCAAGCTGGCGCGGTTCGCGACCTTCGACGCCGACGTGGCCGCCGGCACCGACCTGGACATGTTCGTCTACAAGGCCGGCACCGCCGACCTGGTCGGCACAAGCAGCAGCGCCACCGCACAGGAACAGGTCGACCTGGTCGATCCGGCGGCCGGCTCGTACGACGTCTACCTCGACCTGTTCGCGCTCGGCTCCGGCAAGACCGAGCAGCCCATCAAGGAGTTCGACTGGTCGCTGGGGTCGACCGCGGCCGGCAACCTGACCGCGACGCCGGCCAGCCAGGCCGCGCGCTTCGGCAAGGCGGCCACGGTCACCGCGGCCTGGTCTGGCCTGTCCGCCGGAAAGCGTTACCTGGGGCAGATGTCCTTCGGTGACGGCACCTCGACGCTCGGCGCGTCACTAGTACGGATCAACGCCTAG
- the ypfJ gene encoding KPN_02809 family neutral zinc metallopeptidase: MSDNDFDSDASLDASQIDDRRDVDSSGGGFGGGGGYGGYTGGGGGGFSIPGGGMTVGGGIVGLIIVVIGALLGTGTIDVGGLTGGGSGSSGDNRALAEKCSVNNPDRFKELDCRNGFYVNDIQQFWKSELPKSFGVPYRVTKAVFFSRATNTGCGQADSAVGPFYCPADELVYIDLSFYSELASRFGAPGQFAQAYVLAHEFGHHVQNLTGTERKIRQLQQQYPSRKNKYSIALELQADCYAGVWAKNAGGGPVATVDQRDIQEALQAAAAVGDDRIQQSAGGGVNEETWTHGSAQSRQQWFFTGYNSGDPRQCETLR; this comes from the coding sequence ATGTCCGACAACGACTTCGACTCCGACGCCTCGCTTGACGCGTCCCAGATCGACGACCGCCGCGATGTCGACAGTAGTGGCGGCGGCTTCGGCGGCGGTGGCGGGTACGGCGGCTACACCGGCGGCGGTGGCGGCGGCTTCAGCATCCCCGGCGGCGGCATGACCGTCGGCGGTGGCATCGTCGGCCTCATCATCGTCGTCATCGGCGCGCTGCTCGGCACGGGTACGATCGACGTCGGCGGTCTCACCGGCGGTGGCAGCGGCTCCTCCGGCGACAACCGGGCGCTGGCCGAGAAATGCTCGGTGAACAATCCCGATCGCTTCAAAGAGCTGGACTGCCGCAACGGCTTCTACGTCAACGACATCCAGCAGTTCTGGAAGTCCGAGCTGCCCAAGTCGTTCGGCGTCCCATACCGCGTGACCAAGGCGGTCTTCTTCAGCCGCGCGACCAACACCGGCTGCGGCCAGGCCGACTCCGCGGTCGGACCGTTCTACTGCCCGGCCGACGAGCTGGTTTACATCGACCTCTCGTTCTACTCCGAGCTGGCCAGCCGGTTCGGCGCACCGGGCCAGTTCGCGCAGGCGTACGTGCTGGCACACGAGTTCGGCCACCACGTGCAGAACCTCACCGGCACCGAGCGGAAGATCCGCCAGCTCCAGCAGCAATATCCGTCCCGCAAGAACAAGTACTCGATCGCTTTGGAGCTGCAGGCCGACTGTTATGCCGGCGTGTGGGCCAAGAACGCCGGCGGAGGTCCGGTCGCCACAGTCGACCAGCGCGACATCCAGGAGGCGCTGCAAGCGGCGGCCGCGGTCGGCGACGACCGCATCCAGCAGTCCGCCGGCGGCGGCGTCAACGAGGAGACCTGGACGCACGGCTCGGCGCAGTCGCGGCAGCAGTGGTTCTTCACCGGCTACAACAGCGGCGACCCCCGCCAATGCGAGACCTTGCGCTAA
- a CDS encoding arylamine N-acetyltransferase family protein, which translates to MDPAAYLDRIGARWNGSADADSLRDLQIAHLRSVPFENLSIHLGETIVLDEEHVLAKIVDRRRGGFCYELNGAFGFLLSALGYRVTLLGARTYGGGNWGPPFDHMAIRVDLAEPWLVDVGFGRFTHHPIRLDGRDDQDDPGGTFRITEEPDGDLTVTGDGSPEYRLETRPRPLADFAPTCWWQQTSPTTHFTQSLVCSLVTDAGRVTLSGDTLTITTGADREEVKLSSDAEILAAYRDRFGIELDRVPTVRG; encoded by the coding sequence ATGGACCCAGCGGCTTACCTGGACCGCATCGGCGCCCGCTGGAACGGCAGCGCCGACGCCGACTCGCTGCGTGACCTGCAGATCGCGCACCTGCGCAGCGTCCCGTTCGAAAACCTGAGCATCCACCTCGGCGAGACGATCGTGCTCGACGAGGAGCACGTGCTGGCCAAGATCGTCGACCGCCGCCGTGGCGGCTTCTGCTACGAGCTCAACGGCGCCTTCGGTTTTCTGCTGTCAGCTCTCGGCTATCGCGTCACACTGCTCGGTGCGCGTACGTACGGCGGCGGCAACTGGGGACCGCCGTTCGACCACATGGCGATACGCGTCGACCTGGCCGAGCCGTGGCTGGTCGATGTCGGCTTCGGCCGCTTCACCCACCACCCGATCCGGCTGGACGGCCGCGACGACCAGGACGACCCCGGCGGCACGTTCCGGATCACCGAGGAGCCCGACGGCGACCTCACCGTCACCGGCGACGGCTCGCCGGAATACCGCCTGGAGACGCGTCCGCGGCCGCTCGCCGACTTCGCGCCGACCTGCTGGTGGCAGCAGACCTCGCCGACGACGCACTTCACCCAGTCGCTGGTGTGCTCGCTGGTCACCGACGCCGGCCGGGTCACGCTGAGCGGCGACACACTGACGATCACCACCGGGGCCGACCGCGAGGAGGTCAAGCTGTCCTCCGACGCCGAGATCCTCGCCGCGTACCGCGATCGCTTCGGCATAGAGCTGGACCGCGTGCCAACCGTACGGGGCTGA
- a CDS encoding ABC-F family ATP-binding cassette domain-containing protein, translated as MISVTDLELRAGARILLSDTNLRVQPGDRIGLVGRNGAGKTTTLKVMAGEGLPYAGNVTRSGAVGYLPQDPRTGDLDVTARDRVLSARGLDTLLHSMEKTQVAMAEAVEEAERDRLIRKYGRLEDQFAALGGYAAESEAARICANLGLPDRVLAQPLRTLSGGQRRRVELSRILFSDAETLLLDEPTNHLDADSIGWLRDHLRGHKAGLIVISHDVELLDAVVNKVWYLDANRAVIDLYNVGWKTYLQQRETDERRRKRERANAEKKASALMAQADKMRAKATKAVAAQNMLKRAEKMLSGLEEERVSDKVAKVRFPAPAPCGKTPLTAEGLSKTYGSLEVFTDVDLAVDRGARVVILGLNGAGKTTLLRLLAGIEKPDTGEVVPGHGLKLGYYAQEHETLDTDRTVLENMRATAPDWTDGELRKVLGAFLFSGDDAQKPAAVLSGGEKTRLALAGLVCSSANVLLLDEPTNNLDPASREQVLDAIDRYPGAIVLVTHDGGAVKALRPDKVIMLPDGVEDIWSDDFADLVALA; from the coding sequence ATGATCTCCGTTACCGATCTCGAACTGCGCGCTGGCGCGCGCATCCTGCTTTCCGACACCAACCTCCGCGTCCAGCCGGGCGACCGGATCGGTCTGGTCGGCCGCAACGGCGCCGGCAAGACCACCACGCTCAAGGTGATGGCCGGCGAAGGCCTGCCGTACGCCGGCAACGTCACGCGCTCCGGCGCGGTCGGCTATCTGCCGCAGGACCCGCGCACCGGCGACCTCGACGTGACCGCGCGCGACCGCGTGCTGTCCGCCCGCGGACTGGACACTCTGCTGCACAGCATGGAAAAGACGCAGGTCGCGATGGCCGAGGCGGTCGAGGAAGCCGAGCGCGACCGGCTGATCCGCAAGTACGGCCGGCTGGAGGACCAGTTCGCCGCGCTCGGCGGATACGCGGCCGAGAGCGAGGCGGCGCGCATCTGCGCCAACCTCGGCCTGCCCGACCGCGTGCTGGCGCAGCCGCTGCGTACGCTCTCCGGCGGCCAGCGGCGGCGCGTCGAGCTGTCCCGGATCCTGTTCTCCGACGCCGAAACGCTGCTGCTGGACGAGCCGACCAACCACCTCGACGCCGACTCGATCGGCTGGCTGCGCGACCACCTGCGTGGCCACAAGGCCGGCCTGATCGTGATCTCGCACGATGTCGAGCTGCTCGACGCCGTCGTCAACAAGGTCTGGTATCTGGACGCCAACCGGGCCGTCATCGACCTCTACAACGTCGGCTGGAAGACGTATCTGCAGCAGCGCGAGACCGACGAGCGCCGCCGCAAGCGCGAGCGCGCAAACGCGGAGAAGAAGGCCTCCGCGTTGATGGCGCAGGCCGACAAGATGCGCGCGAAGGCGACGAAGGCGGTCGCCGCGCAGAACATGCTGAAACGCGCCGAAAAGATGCTCTCCGGCCTGGAGGAGGAGCGCGTCTCGGACAAGGTGGCGAAGGTACGCTTCCCGGCTCCGGCGCCGTGCGGCAAGACACCGCTCACCGCCGAGGGCCTGAGCAAGACCTACGGCTCGCTGGAGGTCTTCACCGACGTGGACCTCGCCGTCGACCGCGGCGCGCGCGTGGTCATCCTCGGCCTCAACGGTGCCGGCAAGACGACGTTGCTGCGTTTGTTGGCCGGCATCGAAAAACCGGACACCGGTGAGGTCGTTCCGGGCCATGGCCTCAAACTCGGCTACTACGCGCAGGAGCACGAGACGCTGGACACCGACCGTACGGTGCTGGAGAACATGCGCGCGACCGCGCCGGACTGGACCGACGGCGAGCTGCGCAAGGTGCTCGGCGCGTTTCTGTTTTCCGGCGACGACGCGCAAAAACCGGCGGCCGTGCTGTCGGGTGGCGAGAAGACGCGGCTGGCGCTGGCCGGACTGGTGTGCTCCAGTGCCAACGTCCTGCTGCTGGACGAGCCGACCAACAACCTCGATCCGGCCAGCCGCGAGCAGGTGTTGGACGCCATCGACCGCTATCCGGGCGCGATCGTCCTGGTCACCCACGACGGCGGTGCGGTCAAGGCGTTGCGGCCGGACAAGGTGATCATGTTGCCGGACGGCGTCGAGGACATCTGGAGCGACGACTTCGCCGACCTGGTCGCGCTGGCCTGA
- a CDS encoding helix-turn-helix domain-containing protein, whose translation MAPKGKAKAEATMVKGRRITGDERSTLAKDLTRRYESGESIRSLASSTGRSYGFVHRILSESGTTLRGRGGATRGKKR comes from the coding sequence ATGGCACCCAAGGGCAAAGCGAAGGCCGAAGCAACGATGGTGAAGGGACGGAGGATCACCGGCGACGAGCGCTCGACGCTGGCCAAGGACCTCACCCGTCGCTACGAGTCGGGGGAGAGCATCCGGTCACTGGCGTCCTCGACCGGCCGGTCGTACGGCTTCGTACACCGGATCCTCAGCGAGTCGGGCACGACGCTGCGCGGCCGCGGTGGCGCGACCCGCGGCAAGAAGCGCTAA
- a CDS encoding MaoC family dehydratase, with protein MTQALTADFDAPIDDRFFEDYRVGSTYSYGFITLTEDEILEFARKYDTQSIHTDPLAAKEGPFGGLIASGWQTTGVMMRLLADHYISANASLASPGVDELRWTAPVRPGDQLHVTATVADARRSKSKPDRGIVHTAVELANQREVVLTLTAMNFIRCRG; from the coding sequence GTGACCCAAGCGCTGACCGCCGACTTCGACGCGCCGATCGACGACAGGTTCTTCGAGGACTACCGCGTCGGCTCCACGTACTCGTACGGTTTCATCACCCTCACCGAGGACGAGATCCTGGAGTTCGCGCGGAAATACGACACGCAGTCGATCCACACCGATCCGCTGGCGGCGAAAGAGGGACCGTTTGGCGGGCTCATCGCCAGCGGTTGGCAGACGACCGGCGTGATGATGCGACTGCTGGCCGACCACTACATCTCGGCCAACGCCAGCCTTGCCTCACCAGGGGTCGACGAGCTGCGCTGGACCGCGCCGGTGCGGCCCGGCGACCAGCTCCACGTGACCGCGACCGTAGCCGACGCGCGGCGGTCGAAGTCCAAGCCGGACAGGGGAATCGTCCACACCGCGGTCGAGCTGGCCAACCAGCGCGAGGTCGTGTTGACGTTGACCGCGATGAACTTCATCCGCTGCCGCGGTTAG
- a CDS encoding Lrp/AsnC family transcriptional regulator → MPNNLQQSGLDPVDRLILAKLGEDARIPNNALAEAVGIAPSTCHARLRSLRARGVIRGFHADLDFNAVGLPVQAMISVRLHAHTRGQMDAFLSKMPELPGVIAVYFMSGADDYVIHVAMPSAQALRDFVLDHLSSEPAVQHTNTSLIFDYRRGKAIPSQR, encoded by the coding sequence GTGCCGAACAATCTGCAGCAGTCCGGCCTGGACCCGGTCGACCGGCTGATCCTGGCCAAGCTCGGCGAGGACGCGCGCATCCCGAACAACGCGCTGGCAGAGGCGGTCGGCATCGCACCGTCGACCTGTCACGCACGGCTGCGTTCACTGCGCGCGAGAGGGGTCATCCGCGGCTTCCATGCCGACCTGGACTTCAACGCGGTCGGCCTGCCGGTGCAGGCGATGATCTCGGTACGGCTGCACGCGCACACGCGCGGCCAGATGGACGCGTTCCTGTCCAAGATGCCGGAGCTGCCGGGCGTGATCGCGGTCTACTTCATGTCCGGCGCCGACGACTACGTCATCCACGTGGCGATGCCGAGCGCGCAGGCGCTGCGCGACTTCGTCCTCGACCATCTCAGCTCAGAGCCGGCCGTGCAGCACACCAACACCAGCCTGATCTTCGACTACCGCCGTGGAAAAGCGATCCCGTCACAGCGCTGA
- the ald gene encoding alanine dehydrogenase: MKIAVPREVKNQEYRVAITPAGVHELVRQGHQVYVETDAGVGSSIANEDYQAVGATIVPTADETWAAGDLVLKVKEPIESEYHRMREGQTLFTYLHLAADKRLTEELLARKVTAIAYETVELPDRSLPLLAPMSEVAGRLAPQVGAYTLMRAEGGRGILMGGVSGVYAAKVVVIGAGVSGMNAAAIALGMQAEVLLLDKNIEKLRSADRIYQGHLQTVASNAFEVERAIEDADLVIGAVLVPGAKAPTLVTNEQVSRMKPGSVLVDISIDQGGCFEDSRPTTHDNPTYKVHNSIFYCVANMPGAVPHTSTNALTNVTLPYAVELAARGWQEACRRDPALAKGLNTWNGELTNAPVAEAHSLPSVELTAALS, translated from the coding sequence GTGAAGATCGCGGTGCCGCGCGAGGTCAAGAACCAGGAGTACCGGGTCGCCATCACCCCGGCCGGTGTGCACGAGCTGGTCCGTCAGGGTCACCAGGTGTACGTCGAGACCGATGCCGGCGTCGGCTCCTCGATCGCCAACGAGGACTACCAAGCCGTCGGAGCCACCATCGTGCCGACCGCCGACGAGACCTGGGCCGCCGGTGACCTGGTGCTGAAGGTCAAGGAGCCGATCGAGTCCGAGTATCACCGGATGCGGGAGGGCCAGACCCTCTTCACGTATCTGCACCTGGCCGCCGACAAGCGGCTCACCGAGGAACTGCTGGCGCGCAAGGTCACCGCCATCGCGTACGAGACCGTCGAGCTGCCGGACCGCTCACTGCCGCTGCTCGCGCCGATGAGCGAGGTCGCCGGCCGGCTGGCGCCGCAGGTCGGCGCGTACACGCTGATGCGCGCCGAGGGTGGCCGCGGCATCCTGATGGGCGGCGTCTCCGGCGTGTACGCGGCGAAGGTCGTCGTCATCGGCGCCGGTGTCTCCGGCATGAACGCGGCCGCGATCGCGCTCGGCATGCAGGCCGAGGTTTTGCTGCTGGACAAGAACATCGAGAAGCTGCGCTCGGCCGATCGGATCTATCAGGGCCACCTGCAGACCGTCGCGTCCAACGCCTTCGAGGTCGAGCGCGCGATCGAGGACGCCGACCTGGTCATCGGCGCGGTGCTGGTGCCTGGCGCGAAGGCGCCGACGCTGGTCACCAACGAGCAGGTGTCGCGGATGAAGCCCGGCTCGGTGCTGGTCGACATCTCCATCGACCAGGGTGGCTGCTTCGAGGACTCGCGGCCGACCACGCACGACAATCCGACGTACAAGGTGCACAATTCGATTTTCTATTGTGTCGCCAACATGCCTGGCGCGGTGCCGCACACGTCGACCAACGCGCTGACCAACGTCACGCTGCCGTACGCGGTGGAACTCGCCGCTCGCGGCTGGCAGGAGGCCTGCCGCCGCGACCCGGCGCTGGCCAAGGGCCTGAACACCTGGAACGGCGAGCTCACCAACGCCCCGGTAGCCGAGGCACACAGCCTGCCGTCGGTGGAGCTGACCGCCGCGCTTTCCTAA
- a CDS encoding aldo/keto reductase, translating to MTKQITIGGDLTVNRLGFGAMRLTGAPNWPDHADAVKTARRAVELGVTFIDTADAYDLGLNEELLADALHPYGDVVIATKAGQCQPGTDWIPCGRPEYLRQQCELSLRRLKLDRIDLFQLHRVDPLVPLADQIGALRRLQDEGKVRHVGLSEVTVEQIVEAGRITPIASVQNRYNLADRASEDVLEHCESHGIAFIPWLPIKRNVAAAGGIARRIGATEAQVALAWLLRRSPVMVPIPGTSSIAHLEENCKEVELSEEDYVVLTAAA from the coding sequence ATGACCAAACAGATCACTATCGGCGGCGACCTGACCGTCAACCGGCTCGGCTTCGGAGCCATGCGGCTGACCGGAGCACCCAACTGGCCCGACCACGCCGACGCCGTCAAGACGGCCCGCCGCGCAGTCGAGCTCGGCGTCACGTTCATCGACACGGCCGACGCGTACGACCTGGGGCTCAACGAGGAACTGCTGGCCGACGCATTGCATCCGTACGGCGACGTCGTCATCGCCACCAAGGCCGGCCAGTGCCAGCCCGGCACCGACTGGATCCCATGCGGCCGGCCGGAATACCTGCGCCAGCAATGCGAACTGAGCCTGCGCCGGCTCAAGCTCGACCGCATCGACCTGTTCCAGCTGCACCGCGTCGACCCGCTCGTACCGCTCGCCGACCAGATCGGCGCGCTGCGCCGCCTGCAGGACGAGGGAAAAGTGCGGCACGTCGGCCTGTCCGAGGTGACGGTGGAGCAGATCGTCGAGGCCGGCCGGATCACCCCGATCGCCAGCGTGCAGAACCGCTACAACCTCGCCGACCGCGCCTCCGAGGACGTACTGGAACACTGCGAAAGCCATGGGATCGCGTTCATTCCGTGGCTCCCGATCAAGCGGAACGTCGCCGCGGCGGGTGGCATAGCGCGGCGGATCGGGGCGACCGAGGCACAGGTGGCGTTGGCCTGGTTGCTGCGGCGGTCACCGGTGATGGTGCCTATCCCCGGGACGTCCTCGATCGCGCATCTTGAGGAGAACTGCAAGGAAGTGGAGCTGTCTGAGGAGGATTACGTGGTGCTCACGGCCGCGGCTTGA